CTCGCGCTCGCGACCGGCGCGACGATTCCCGGCTTGGCGAGGAGCCAGGCCAGCGCGATCGTCGCGACGCTCGTCGAGTGGTGCTCCGCGATCTCGTCGAGGGCGGTGAGCACGCGGAGGCCGCGGCGGGTGAGGTACTTGGCGGCCCGGGCCCCGCGTGCGCCCTCGCGCACCGCGTCGCGGGTGCGGTACTTGCCCGTGAGGAAGCCGTTCGCGAGCGCGAAGTACGGCATCACCGCCAGCTGCTGACCGCGGACGACGTCGAGGAACGCCGACTCGTAGGGCGCCCGGTTGACGAGGTTGTAGTGCGTCTGCAGGGCGACGAACCGCGGTGCGTCGTACAGGCCGCCCATGATCCGCGCGTGCAGGAGGCGCTCGGCCGCGTAGTTCGACGCCGCGAGGTGCCGGACCTTGCCCGACGCGATCAGGCGACCGGCGGCGGCGAGGCTCTCCTCGAGCGGCACGTCGATGTCGTCCCAGTGGAAGTAGAGGAGGTCGATGAAGTCCGTGCCGAGCCGCGACAGGCTGGCGTCGACGGCGCGCTCGATGCGGGATCCGCCGAGGCCGGGGAAGTCCTCGCTCTTGCCGATCTTGGTGGCGACGACCATGGAGTCGCGGTTGCGGCGCTCGCGCATCCACGAGCCGATCATGTGCTCGCTGCGGCCGCTCGCGTAGGAGTCGGCGGTGTCGACGAAGTTTCCGCCCGCCTCCTGGTACCTGTCGAGGATCGCGGATGCGTCCTCCGCGCCGGCGGTCCAGCCGAAGACGTTGCCGCCGAGCGCGAGCGGGAAGACGCGGAGGTCGGTGTCGCCGATGACGCGGCGGCGGGCCGGCTGCGGGATGCTCCCGCCGGTGCGCAGGCCGGGCGCCGCGGCGGAGGCCTCGAGGACGATGGCGCCGGCGGCCTGGACGGTGGTCTCGACGATGCCGCCGGGCAGGGACGTCGCGCCGGTCGGGCGCGAGAGGCGCGGGACGAGCGAGCCCCCGCGACGGCGCCGCGGCTGCGGCCCGGGCATGACGTCGGAGGCGGAGGGAGGGGACGTCGTCACACCCCGAGGATACCGCCCAGCAGGCGAAAGGTTTGCGTACCAAGGGAATGCGCGCGCCGCCGTTCGCCTCCGGGACATGGGCCGCTCACCGACCGACCGCATGCGGGCGATCGGGACGGCCTCGACGCCGGAAGGGGTGCCGCGATCCCCCGACCCCGGCACCCCTCGGCGGTCTGCATCCCCCGATGCGTCCCCCGGAGGCGGGCGATCACGTGGACCTGCCCGCATCGACAACGGTAGCCAGGCGCCCTCGTCGGGACCCAGACCCCTCTTCGGGGGCCTTGTCCGCCGGGCCGTGCCGCCGCGCGCACGTCGGCGTGAGGTCCGGGGGCCTCTCCGCGGTCCGGGCGGGACGATCCCGGTCGCCCCACGGCCGGCCGTGCGAGGCTGGAGAGGTCAGCCCCACCGAGAGGAACCCACGTGCCCAACGACCCGCTGCACCGCCTGCCGGACGCCGCTCCCTTCCACCTCACCAGCCCCGACTTCGCCGACGGGGCAGCGCTGCCCCAGTCCGCGCGAGGTGGAGGGCAGGGCGGCGAGGACCGGTCCCCCACCCTCACGTGGACGGGCGCGCCCGCCGCGACCCGCAGCTACGTGCTCACCGCGTACGACCCCGACGCCCCGACCGGCAGCGGGTTCTGGCACTGGGCGGTGCGCGGGATCCCCGCCTCCACCACAGCGCTGCCCGCCGGTGCCGGAGATCCGGAGTCGGGTCTCCTGCCCGAGGGCGCCGTGACCCTGCACAACGACGCGCGGGCGACGGGCTTCTTCGGGGCGACGCCTCCCGCGGGCCACGGCACGCACCGCTACTTCTTCACCGTCACCGCGCTCGACGTGGAGTCGCTGGACATCCCGGAGGGCGCGACCCCCGCGATGCTCGGCTTCCTGATGCTCCCCCACGTGATCGGCCGCGCCCAGCTCATGGGCACGGCGATCAACGTGGCGGACTGAGCGACCGGATCGAGGCGACGACGTGACCCACGAGGGCGGCCGGACGGCGTCGGGCGAGGGCGATGACGCCCGCGCCCGGCGCCGGCGCCTCGTGCTCGTCCTCGCGGTCATCGCCGCCGTCCTCGTGATCGCCGGGGTCATCGCGGCGATCACGCTCTCGCAGGGCGACGTCGAGCAGGTGCCGCCCGCCCCGACCACCGGCGAGCCCGGCCCGACGCCCGACGTCACGCCGTCGTCGCCGGCTCCCGACCCGACGCCGACGCCGACTCCGACTCCGACTCCGACTCCGGACGAGCCGGCACCGACGCCGGCGCCGAGCCCGTCCGCGGATCCGACGCCCGCCCCGTCCCTGTCCGCGCCGCCCGCGCAGGACGTCCCGTACCCGACGGATCCGAACGACGGGAAGTAGCCCGCAGACGACGGATGCCCGCCCCGCCGAGGTGGGACGGGCATCCGGTTCGAGCGGGTACGGCGGGGACTAGCCCTCCGCAGGCGCCTCGGAGCCGTGGCTGGCGGCGTCGCGGCCCTCCTGATCGGCGGTCTCCTCCAGGACGGGAGCGAGCGACAGCTTGCCGCGGTCGTCGATCTTGGTGATCTCCACCAGGATCTTCTGGCCGACCCCGAGCACGTCCTCGACGTTCTCGACGCGCTTGCCGCCGGCGAGCTTGCGGACCTCGCTGATGTGCAGCAGGCCGTCCTTGCCGGGGAGCAGCGAGACGAAGGCGCCGAACGTCGCGATCTTGACGACGGTGCCGAGGAAGGACTCGCCGACCTCGGGGTTCGTCGGGTTCGCGATGGCGTTGACCTGCGCACGCGCGGCGTCCGCCGACGGGCCGTCGACGGCGCCGATGTAGACGGTGCCGTCCTCCTCGATGGAGATGTCGGCGCCGGTCTCGTCCTGGATGGCGTTGATCGTCTTGCCCTTCGGGCCGATCAGCTCGCCGATCTTGTCGACGGGGATGTTGACCGAGATCACGCGGGGCGCGGTCGGGGCCATCTCGTCGGGGCCGTCGATGGCCTGGTTCAGCACGCCGAGGATGGCCGTGCGGGCCTCCTTCGCCTGCTTGAGCGCACCGTCGAGGACCGACGTGGGGATGCCGTCGAGCTTCGTGTCCAGCTGGATGGCCGTGACGAACTCCGACGTGCCGGCGACCTTGAAGTCCATGTCGCCGAGCGCGTCCTCCGCACCGAGGATGTCGGTGAGGGCCGCGTAGCGGACCTGGCCGTCGACGGTGTCGGACACGAGGCCCATGGCGATGCCGGCGACGGGCGCGCGCAGCGGCACGCCCGCGTTCAGCAGCGACAGGGTCGAGGCGCAGACGGAGCCCATCGACGTGGAGCCGTTGGACCCGAGGGCCTCGGACACCTGGCGGATCGCGTAGGGGAAGTCCTCGCGGCTCGGCAGCACCGGCACGAGGGCGCGCTCGGCGAGGAAGCCGTGCCCGATCTCGCGACGCTTCGGCGACCCGACGCGACCGGTCTCACCGGTGGAGTAGGGCGGGAAGTTGTAGTGGTGCAGGTAGCGCTTCTTCGTGATGGGGCTCAGCGAGTCGATCTGCTGCTCCATCTTGAGCATGTTCAGCGTGGTGACGCCCAGGATCTGGGTCTCTCCGCGCTGGAAGATGGCCGAGCCGTGGACGCGCGGGATGACCTGCACCTCGGCGTCGAGCGGACGGATGTCGGCGAGGCCGCGGCCGTCCATGCGGACGCCGTCGCGGAGGATCCGGCCGCGGACGACGGTCTTCGTGACGGACTTGTAGGCCGCGGAGAACTCGGTGAGCGCCGACTGCGGCAGCTCGCCGGCCTCGACCTTGGCGGCCACGGCCTCCTTGGTGCGGGTCTTGAGGGCATCGTCCGCGTCCTGGCGCTCGATCTTGTCGGCGGTCTGGTACACGGTGCCGAGCTCGTCGAGCGCGAGCGCGCTGACGGCGTCGTAGGTCTCCTGCGCGTACGGCAGGAAGACGGGGTAGTCGACCGTGGGCTTCGCGGCCTGCTGCGCGAGCGAGGCCTGCGCGGCGACGAGCTGCTGGATGAACGGCTTCGCGGCCTCGAGGCCCTGCGCGACGATGGCCTCGTCGGGCTTCGTGGCGCCGCCCTGGATGAGGTCCCAGGCACCCTCGGTGGCCTCGGCCTCGACCATCATGATCGCGACGTCCTCGTTGCCCTCGGAGTCGGTGACGACGCGGCCGGCGACGGTGATGTCGAAGACGGCCTCCTTGAGCTGCGAGTGCTTGGGGAAGACGACCCACTGGTCGCCGATGAGCGCGAGGCGCACACCCGCGATGGGGCCGGAGAACGGGATGCCCGAGAGCATGCTCGAGGCGCTCGCCGCGTTGATGGCGAGGCTGTCGTAGAACTCGTCCGGCGCGATGCTGAGGACGGTGATGACGACCTGGACCTCGTTGCGGAGGCCCGTGATGAACGACGGGCGCAGCGGCCGGTCGATGAGGCGGCAGACGAGGATCGCCTCGGTGGAGGGGCGGCCCTCGCGACGGAAGAACGAGCCGGGGATCTTGCCCGCGGCGTAGCTGCGCTCCTCGACGTCGATGGTCAGGGGGAAGAAGTCGAAGTTGTCCTTCGGGTGCTTGCCCACCGAGGTGGCGGACAGCAGCATGGTGTCCTCGTCGAGGTACGCGGCGACCGCGCCCTGAGCCTGCTGCGCGAGGCGGCCGGCCTCGAACCGGACCGTGCGCGTTCCGTACTTGCCGTTGTCGAGGACTGCCTCGGCGAACTTGATCTCTGGACCTTCCATTGAGGTCTCTCTCCTTCGTGTTGCGCCTCTCGGCGACGCCCGTCGGGCGCTCGTCCTGCATCCCGTGTGGATGCGGACCTCCTGCGACAGAGGAGGAGCGGGCGAGGCGACACCCCGGCGCCCGCCTGATGCGGGATCCGGGTGCACGTGCGCGGCTGGTTCCGCTCGTCGGCCGGTGGCCGACGGCGGCGGGCGCATGTCTGGCCATCAGTGGGAATGCTCCGAGCGACTCGGAATACCACCACCAACGACCAGCTCCTGCCGGCCAGCTCCATCTGTCGTGATCGCATCGTGACGCTGGGCGTCCGCTGGATCACTTCGGACATGGTAGCACCCGGCCCCTCGCCGGCCCGGGATGGCGGGGATCGCCGGGTGTCGGGCGGACGACGCTCCCCTTAACGGCGGACGGGCCGCCACCCCGGAGGGTGACGGCCCGTCTGCTTGCAGGCCGTGCGATCAGCGACGCGTGATGCGTGTCAGCGGCGGATGCCCAGGCGCGCGATCAGGGCGCGGTAGCGCTCGATGTCGACGTTGGACAGGTAGCCGAGGAGACGGCGACGCTGGCCGACCAGGAGGAGCAGGCCACGACGCGTGTGGTGGTCGTGCTTGTGCTCCTTGAGGTGCTCGGTGAGGCCCGTGATCCGCTTGGTGAGGAGCGCGATCTGCACCTCGGGGGATCCGGTGTCACCGGGGTGGGTCGCGTACTCGTCGATGATCGCCTTCTTGACGTCTGCTTCCAGAGCCATGTGATGATCCCCTCTCGTGTTCGTTGCGCGGCGCCCGTCACAGGATGTGCGAGCTCTCTTGATCCGCGGCCGTTCAGACGGCAACCGCACGAGCATACCAGGGGGGCGACACCCCCGGGACCGGGCGGAGTCGCCCGTCTCGGCTAGCGTGGAAATCCACCCGAGAGAGACGACGCAGCGACACGTGAGCACCCCGCCCGAGACCTCCCCCATCCCGATCCCCGACGAGCGGCAGGTGCGCGGCAGCCACTTCGTCGACCTGTCGCCGCTGAAGGAGAGCCCGGCGTTCGCGCGGCTCTGGGCCGGCAACGCGATCGCCGGCATCGGCAGCCAGATGACCGTGGTGGCGATCGGGCTGCACGTGTACGAGCTGACGGGATCCACCGGGTCGGTCGCGCTCGTGGGGGTGCTGTCGCTGCTGCCGATGATCATCGCGGGGCTCTACGGCGGCATGCTCGCGGACGCGTTCGACCGGCGGAAGGTCGCGCTCATCGCGTCGTGCGTGGCGTGGGGGTCGACCATCGTGCTGGCGGCGCTCGCCTGGACGCACGCGGAGACGGTGTGGTCGCTGTACGCGCTCAGCATCCTCAACGCGGTCGCGGCGACGGTGATCGGGACGAGCCGGCAGGCGATCCTCCCCCGCATCCTGCCGCCGCACCTGCTGCCCGCGGCCAGCGCGCTCGGCGGGATCAGCCTGGGCGTCATGGTGACGGTCGGGCCGGCGCTCGCGGGCGTGCTCGTGGCGTCGGTCGGGTTCCAGTGGACCTACACGGTCGACGCCGTGCTCTTCCTCGCGGCGTTCACCGGCGTGCTCGCGCTGCCGCGGATCGCGCCCGAGGGCGAGGTGCAGCGGCCCGGGCTGGCATCCATCAGGTACGGGCTCGGGTTCCTGAGGACCGCGCCGAACATCCGCATGTCGTTCATCGTCGACATCATCGCCATGACGCTCGGGCAGCCGCGCGTGCTGTTCCCGGCCGTCGGCGCGGTCGTGCTCGGCGGCGGGCCGGTGACCGTCGGCATCCTCACGGCGGCCGGCGCCGTCGGCAGCCTCGTGAGCAGCGTGCTGAGCGGATCCGTCGGCCGGGTCACGCGGCACGGCCGGGCCATCCGGTGGGCCATCGTCGCGTACGGCCTCTCCACCGCGGGCTTCGGCGTCGTGCTGCTCCTCGCCTCGAAGCCCGGCGTGCTGCACGGCATCGGGTCGCGCATCGAGGACGCGAGCATCCCGGGCATCGTCGCCGCCTCCGTGCTGCTCGCGCTCACGGGGGCGGCCGACAACATCTCCTCGATCTTCCGCAACACCATGCTGCAGACCGCGGTGCCCGACAACATGCGCGGGCGGCTGCAGGGCATCTTCATCGTCGTGGTGACCGGCGGGCCGCGGCTCGGCGACGCCTACATCGGCATCGTCACGCTGTTCGCGGCGCTGTGGGTGCCGTCGCTCGTGGGCGGTCTGCTGATCGCGGTGGTGGTGTGGACCCTCATCCGCGCGCTGCCCTCGTTCGAGCACTACGACTCCCGGAACCCGACGCCGTGACGCGGCGGAGGAGGCGGCGGACGCCCGTGCTCGTGACGCTGGCGGCGCTCGCGATCGTGATCATCGCGGCGGTCGCGCAGTGGCGCGGGGATCCGGGGGCCGGGTCGGGCGCGGGAGGCGGCGGCACGTCGGGGCTCGGGGCGGAGCCGGGCGCGACCAGATCCGCGCGCCTCGCCCTCGACGGGCTCGAGGTGCGGGCCGAGGATCGCGTGGACGGCTACGACCGCGAGTCCTTCGCCTGGCGGACGGACGTCGACCGCAACGGCTGCGACACCCGCAACGACGTGCTGCGGCGCGACCTGGCCGACGCGGAGATCCGCGGCGGCACGCGCGGCTGCGTCGTGCAGGCGGGCGTGCTGGAGGACCCGTACTCGGGGGCGCGCGTGTCGTTCGACCGGTCGCGCGACCCGGAGGCGGTGCAGATCGACCACGTCGTGTCGCTGTCGGACGCGTGGTCGTCGGGCGCGTGGCGCTGGGACGCCCAGTACCGCGCGGCGTTCGCGAACGACCCGCTGGAGCTGGTCGCCGCGTCCGCCGCGGAGAACAACGCGAAGTCCGACGCGACGGCCGACGCGTGGCTGCCCGACGACCCGGCCGACGCGTGCGCGCTCGTGGTGCGGCAGGTGTCGATCAAGGTGCGCACCGAGCTCAGCGTGACGCGGGCCGAGCACGACGCCATGGCGCGCGTGCTCGACGGATGCGGCGACCTGCCGCTGCTGACCTCCGACGACGTCGGCTGGCCGGCGCCGGCGCGCTGACGCCCCGCGCACAGGGAGCGGTCACCTGCGCGGCCCCAACCGATCGGGTGCCCGGTCCGAAGACACTGCAATGCGCCGGACCACCAGAGACGCGATGCACGACGGGTCCGGATGTCATGGGGAGAGCGGTCGCACGGACGGCGCATGGAGAGGGGTCTCGGCGCCGGGACCACGACCGCAGGGCCGGCCCGTCATCGGGTCGGCCCATCTCCCTGCCCGCGGGCGATCGGGGCTGCCGCGGCGTCAGGCCAGCAGGCCGAGCACGCCCATCCACGCCGTGCCGACGACGCCCCAGATCACGATGAGGACCACGGCCATCACGAAGCCGACGCGGAACCACTCCTTCGTCGTGACGTAGCCGGATCCGAAGACGACTCCGGACGGCCCCGACGCGTAGTGCGAGATGCCGCCGAAGAGGTTGCCGATGAAGCCGAGCACGAGCGCGGCGAACAGCGGCGGCGTCCCCGTCGCGACCGCGGCGCCGAGGAACACCGCGTACATCGCGACGATGTGGGCCGTGTTCGACGCGAACAGGTAGTGCGAGAAGAAGTACACGAGCGCGAGCACCGCGAAGGCCCACGGCCAGGGCAGGCCGCCGACGGATCCGGAGACCGCGCCGCCCACGAGGTCGATGACGCCGAGCGCGTCGAGCTGGTCGGCCATGCCGACGAGCACCGCGAAGAAGATGAGCGTCGACCAGGCCGAGGCGTTCGCGGCGAGGTGCGACCACTTGAGGACGCCCGTGACGAGCAGCACCGCGATGCCGCCGAACGCCGAGGCGGTCGCGGGGATGCCGAGCAGGGATCCGCCGCACCAGAGCACGAGGAGCAGCACGAAGGTCGCGGCCATGATCCGCTCGTGGCCGGACAGCGGGCCGAGTCCGCGCAGCTCCGCGCGCGCGTGGGCCGGCGCCTCGGGCGTGCGGGTGAGGGTCGGCGGGTACACGCGCGACATCGCCCACGGCACGACGACCAGGCTGAGGAGGCCGGGCACGAGCGCCGCGAGCGCCCACCCGCCCCAGGTGACCTCGATGCCGATGTCGGCCGCGGCCTTCTGGGCGACCGGGTTGCCGGCCATGGCCGTGACGAACATGGCGGAGGTGACGGTGTTGACCTGCACGCTCGTGAGCGCGAGGTAGGAGCCGAGGCGGCGGCGCGACGCGTCGGACTCGGGTGTGGATCCCTGCACCCGGCTGAGCGACGCGACGATCGGGTAGACGACGCCACCCGCTCGCGCGGTGTTCGACGGCGTCGCGGGCGCGAGCACCAGGTCGGTGAGCGCCATGCCGTACGCGAGGCCGAGGCTGGATCCGCCGAGGCGGGACACGAACGCGAGCGCGATGCGGCGGCCGAGGCCCGTGACGAGGAACCCGTCCGCGATGAAGAACGACGCGACGATGAGCCAGATGGTGGGGTTCGCGAAGCCGACGAGCGCCTCGCCGTCGGTGGTCATGGTGCCGGTGAGCATCGCGACCGCGAGGCCGGTGAGCGCCACGGGCGCGGTCGGCAGCGGCTGGAGGATGAGCGCGAGGACGGTCCCGACGAAGATGCCGGCCATGTGCATGCCGCGGGGGTCGACCCCGGCGGGCGGCGGGACGAGCGCGATGCCGACCGCGACCGCGACGATGACGACGACCTGGAGGGCACGCGAGCGGCCGGCGCGGCGGGCGGCGGCGGATGCGTCGGGCGCGGCCGGGGTGGCGACCGACGCGACGCCCTCAGGCGCCGGATCCGCCTCGTCCCGCGGCGCTCCCCCAGGGCCGGGATCCGTCCCGGTGCCGGATGCGGACGAGGGGCCGGGGGATGCGGGAGGAGGGGTCATGACCGGCCCATCCTCCGCGCGTGCGGGTCCCGGTGCCACTTGTCTTCATAGTGTTCACGCGAGCGCCGCGCGCGGGCCGGTGAGGCGTCAGGCGGTGCCGTGGATCAGGCGGCGAAGCCCGTCGACGTGACGATGTGCAGGCGCTGCGTCGGCCGGGTCATGGCGACGTAGAGGCCGGCGGCGCCGCGCGACGTGTGCGCGAGGATCTCGTCGGGCTCCGCGATGACGACGACGTCGAACTCCAGGCCCTTCGCCTCCTGGGATCCGAGGACCGCGATGGGTCGGCCGAGGCCGCCCACGCCGATGCCGACCGCGGATCCGAACCGCTCGGCGAGCGCGCGGTGCAGCTCCTCGACGCGGTCGTCGCGGGCGATGACCGCCAGCGTGCCGGTGTCGCCGCCCTCGCGCTCCTCGTCCACCACGTCGACCACGGCGGACACGACCTCGTCGGCGTCCACCTCCACCGTGTCGATGGGGTGCTCGCCCTCGCGGACGGCCCGCGAGCGGGTGACCGGGAGGCCGTGCGCGATGGCCATGCGCTCGGCGGCCTCGGCGATCCGGGCGGGCGTGCGGTAGTTGACGGTGAGCTCCTCGAGGCGCCACTCGCGGCCGAGCACCGGGCCGAGCGCGTCCTGCCAGCTCGTGACGCCGACCGCGGAGCTCGCCTGCGCGACGTCGCCCACGATCGTGAAGGAGCGCAGCGGGCAGCGGCGGAGGAGCACGCGCCACTGCATGGGGCTGAGCTCCTGCGCCTCGTCGACCACGATGTGGCCGTAGGTCCAGGTGCGGTCGGATGCGGCGCGCTCCGCGGTCGTGCGGCGCGCGGCCTGCTCGGCGAAGCCCTCCGCGAGGCGCTCGGCCGTGACCATGCCGCCGACGCCCATGTTCTCGATGGCCTGCTCGGCGTTCTCGATGTCGCGGAGGCGCTGCTGCTCGCGCTCGCGGGCGCTCGCGTCGGCCTGCGCGCTGAACTCGCCGAGGAGCTCGGCCGCCTCGTCGAGCAGCGGCACGTCGGCGATCGTGAAGGGCGCGTCGCGGTCGCGGCGGAGGAGCGCGCGCCGCTCCGGGCTCCAGCGCGGGGTGAGCGAGGCGAGCCAGTTCGGGCGCGCGTAGAGGTCCTGGATCAGCTTCTCGGGGGTGAGCGGCAGCCACGCGGTGTTGAGCGCGACCTTCACGTCGTACGAGGTGCGGAGGTCCTCGCGGAGCATGGCGAGGTCGCTGTCGTCGAGGGCGCTGCCGTTGCGGCGCATCTGCGACGCGAGGACCTGGGCGAGGGATCCGAGGGCGGCCTTGTTGAACACCACGCGCGCCTCGTTGTGCGGCTTCCGGCTGTCCTGCGCGCGGCGGAGGGCACCGGCCACGAGCGACGGCTCCAGCACGATGCGCTCGCCGTTCACGTCGAGCGTGACGGCCTCGGTGGGCACGACCTGGCGGGAGCGCACGGCGCGCTGCAGGAGGCCGGCCATCTCGGCGGATCCCTTGACGGCCGCGACCTCGGGCGCGTCCTCCCCGGCCGCGTCGATGCCCGGGTACAGCTGGCCGACGCTCGCGAGCACGACGCCGGTCTCGCCGAGGGACGGCAGCACGGCCTCGATGTACTGGAGGAAGGACCGGCTGGGACCCACGACGAGCACGCCCGAGGACGCGAGGCGGTCACGGTGCGAGTAGAGGAGGTACGCGGCGCGGTGCAGCGCCACCGCGGTCTTGCCGGTGCCGGGCCCGCCCTGCACGACGAGCACGCCGCGGAGGTCGGAGCGGATGATGCGGTCCTGCTCGGCCTGGATGGTGGCGACGATGTCGTTCATCCGGCCGGTGCGGCCCGCGGCGAGCGCGGCGAGCAGCGCGCCCTCGCCCTGGAGGCTGGTGCGGCCCTCGTCGAGGAGCGTCGGGTCGAACACCTCGTCCTCGACGTGCACGACCTCGCGGCCGTGCGTCGTGAGGTGGCGACGCGCGCGGGCGCCGAGCGGGGTGGCGGCGGTGGCCTGGTAGAAGGCGCTGGCCTGGGGCACGCGCCAGTCGAGGAGCAGCGGCTGGAGGTCGTCGTCGCGGAGGCCGATGCGGCCGATGTACCGGTAGACGGGATCCCCGTCGCCGGGCGTGCGCGCGGGCGCGCCGTCGCGGGGCTCGTCCTCCGGCAGGTGGCCGTCCTCGAACTCGAGGCGGCCGAAGACGAGGCGCTCGTCGAC
This genomic interval from Clavibacter michiganensis contains the following:
- the rpsO gene encoding 30S ribosomal protein S15, translating into MALEADVKKAIIDEYATHPGDTGSPEVQIALLTKRITGLTEHLKEHKHDHHTRRGLLLLVGQRRRLLGYLSNVDIERYRALIARLGIRR
- a CDS encoding HelD family protein, whose protein sequence is MTGTELERERAYVTRLYGRLDAVRAETRDQLTAVRDSPTGGTHQNRSERDAFARIYEDRLQALREVDERLVFGRLEFEDGHLPEDEPRDGAPARTPGDGDPVYRYIGRIGLRDDDLQPLLLDWRVPQASAFYQATAATPLGARARRHLTTHGREVVHVEDEVFDPTLLDEGRTSLQGEGALLAALAAGRTGRMNDIVATIQAEQDRIIRSDLRGVLVVQGGPGTGKTAVALHRAAYLLYSHRDRLASSGVLVVGPSRSFLQYIEAVLPSLGETGVVLASVGQLYPGIDAAGEDAPEVAAVKGSAEMAGLLQRAVRSRQVVPTEAVTLDVNGERIVLEPSLVAGALRRAQDSRKPHNEARVVFNKAALGSLAQVLASQMRRNGSALDDSDLAMLREDLRTSYDVKVALNTAWLPLTPEKLIQDLYARPNWLASLTPRWSPERRALLRRDRDAPFTIADVPLLDEAAELLGEFSAQADASAREREQQRLRDIENAEQAIENMGVGGMVTAERLAEGFAEQAARRTTAERAASDRTWTYGHIVVDEAQELSPMQWRVLLRRCPLRSFTIVGDVAQASSAVGVTSWQDALGPVLGREWRLEELTVNYRTPARIAEAAERMAIAHGLPVTRSRAVREGEHPIDTVEVDADEVVSAVVDVVDEEREGGDTGTLAVIARDDRVEELHRALAERFGSAVGIGVGGLGRPIAVLGSQEAKGLEFDVVVIAEPDEILAHTSRGAAGLYVAMTRPTQRLHIVTSTGFAA
- a CDS encoding MFS transporter, whose translation is MSTPPETSPIPIPDERQVRGSHFVDLSPLKESPAFARLWAGNAIAGIGSQMTVVAIGLHVYELTGSTGSVALVGVLSLLPMIIAGLYGGMLADAFDRRKVALIASCVAWGSTIVLAALAWTHAETVWSLYALSILNAVAATVIGTSRQAILPRILPPHLLPAASALGGISLGVMVTVGPALAGVLVASVGFQWTYTVDAVLFLAAFTGVLALPRIAPEGEVQRPGLASIRYGLGFLRTAPNIRMSFIVDIIAMTLGQPRVLFPAVGAVVLGGGPVTVGILTAAGAVGSLVSSVLSGSVGRVTRHGRAIRWAIVAYGLSTAGFGVVLLLASKPGVLHGIGSRIEDASIPGIVAASVLLALTGAADNISSIFRNTMLQTAVPDNMRGRLQGIFIVVVTGGPRLGDAYIGIVTLFAALWVPSLVGGLLIAVVVWTLIRALPSFEHYDSRNPTP
- a CDS encoding DASS family sodium-coupled anion symporter, which codes for MTPPPASPGPSSASGTGTDPGPGGAPRDEADPAPEGVASVATPAAPDASAAARRAGRSRALQVVVIVAVAVGIALVPPPAGVDPRGMHMAGIFVGTVLALILQPLPTAPVALTGLAVAMLTGTMTTDGEALVGFANPTIWLIVASFFIADGFLVTGLGRRIALAFVSRLGGSSLGLAYGMALTDLVLAPATPSNTARAGGVVYPIVASLSRVQGSTPESDASRRRLGSYLALTSVQVNTVTSAMFVTAMAGNPVAQKAAADIGIEVTWGGWALAALVPGLLSLVVVPWAMSRVYPPTLTRTPEAPAHARAELRGLGPLSGHERIMAATFVLLLVLWCGGSLLGIPATASAFGGIAVLLVTGVLKWSHLAANASAWSTLIFFAVLVGMADQLDALGVIDLVGGAVSGSVGGLPWPWAFAVLALVYFFSHYLFASNTAHIVAMYAVFLGAAVATGTPPLFAALVLGFIGNLFGGISHYASGPSGVVFGSGYVTTKEWFRVGFVMAVVLIVIWGVVGTAWMGVLGLLA
- a CDS encoding YbhB/YbcL family Raf kinase inhibitor-like protein; translated protein: MPNDPLHRLPDAAPFHLTSPDFADGAALPQSARGGGQGGEDRSPTLTWTGAPAATRSYVLTAYDPDAPTGSGFWHWAVRGIPASTTALPAGAGDPESGLLPEGAVTLHNDARATGFFGATPPAGHGTHRYFFTVTALDVESLDIPEGATPAMLGFLMLPHVIGRAQLMGTAINVAD
- a CDS encoding HNH endonuclease family protein, translated to MLVTLAALAIVIIAAVAQWRGDPGAGSGAGGGGTSGLGAEPGATRSARLALDGLEVRAEDRVDGYDRESFAWRTDVDRNGCDTRNDVLRRDLADAEIRGGTRGCVVQAGVLEDPYSGARVSFDRSRDPEAVQIDHVVSLSDAWSSGAWRWDAQYRAAFANDPLELVAASAAENNAKSDATADAWLPDDPADACALVVRQVSIKVRTELSVTRAEHDAMARVLDGCGDLPLLTSDDVGWPAPAR
- a CDS encoding aldo/keto reductase, yielding MTTSPPSASDVMPGPQPRRRRGGSLVPRLSRPTGATSLPGGIVETTVQAAGAIVLEASAAAPGLRTGGSIPQPARRRVIGDTDLRVFPLALGGNVFGWTAGAEDASAILDRYQEAGGNFVDTADSYASGRSEHMIGSWMRERRNRDSMVVATKIGKSEDFPGLGGSRIERAVDASLSRLGTDFIDLLYFHWDDIDVPLEESLAAAGRLIASGKVRHLAASNYAAERLLHARIMGGLYDAPRFVALQTHYNLVNRAPYESAFLDVVRGQQLAVMPYFALANGFLTGKYRTRDAVREGARGARAAKYLTRRGLRVLTALDEIAEHHSTSVATIALAWLLAKPGIVAPVASASRPEQVHDLVQASHVQLSRHDVARLDRASE
- a CDS encoding polyribonucleotide nucleotidyltransferase, with the translated sequence MEGPEIKFAEAVLDNGKYGTRTVRFEAGRLAQQAQGAVAAYLDEDTMLLSATSVGKHPKDNFDFFPLTIDVEERSYAAGKIPGSFFRREGRPSTEAILVCRLIDRPLRPSFITGLRNEVQVVITVLSIAPDEFYDSLAINAASASSMLSGIPFSGPIAGVRLALIGDQWVVFPKHSQLKEAVFDITVAGRVVTDSEGNEDVAIMMVEAEATEGAWDLIQGGATKPDEAIVAQGLEAAKPFIQQLVAAQASLAQQAAKPTVDYPVFLPYAQETYDAVSALALDELGTVYQTADKIERQDADDALKTRTKEAVAAKVEAGELPQSALTEFSAAYKSVTKTVVRGRILRDGVRMDGRGLADIRPLDAEVQVIPRVHGSAIFQRGETQILGVTTLNMLKMEQQIDSLSPITKKRYLHHYNFPPYSTGETGRVGSPKRREIGHGFLAERALVPVLPSREDFPYAIRQVSEALGSNGSTSMGSVCASTLSLLNAGVPLRAPVAGIAMGLVSDTVDGQVRYAALTDILGAEDALGDMDFKVAGTSEFVTAIQLDTKLDGIPTSVLDGALKQAKEARTAILGVLNQAIDGPDEMAPTAPRVISVNIPVDKIGELIGPKGKTINAIQDETGADISIEEDGTVYIGAVDGPSADAARAQVNAIANPTNPEVGESFLGTVVKIATFGAFVSLLPGKDGLLHISEVRKLAGGKRVENVEDVLGVGQKILVEITKIDDRGKLSLAPVLEETADQEGRDAASHGSEAPAEG